The Hyphomicrobiales bacterium genome has a window encoding:
- the minD gene encoding Z-ring positioning protein MinD gives MGKVIVVTSGKGGVGKTTSSAALGAALARNGEKVVVVDFDVGLRNLDLVMGAERRVVYDLVNVIQGEAKLAQALIRDKRLETLYLLPASQTRDKDNLTAEGVEKVIAALKQTFDWVICDSPAGIERGATLAMRHADVAIVVTNPEVSSVRDSDRIIGLLDSKTLKAENGERMEKHLLLTRYDPARAERGDMLKVDDVLEILSIPLLGIVPESMDVLRASNVGSPVTLTDERSAPAVAYFDAARRLRGETLPVAVPGEKRSFFGKFFGRKAA, from the coding sequence ATGGGCAAGGTCATCGTGGTCACTTCGGGCAAAGGCGGCGTCGGCAAGACGACCTCCTCGGCGGCGCTGGGCGCCGCGCTCGCCCGCAACGGCGAGAAGGTCGTGGTCGTCGATTTCGACGTCGGCCTGCGCAATCTCGATCTCGTCATGGGCGCCGAGCGGCGGGTGGTCTACGACCTCGTCAACGTCATCCAGGGCGAAGCCAAGCTGGCGCAGGCGCTGATCCGCGACAAGCGGCTCGAGACGCTCTATCTGCTCCCGGCCTCGCAGACCCGCGACAAGGACAATCTCACCGCCGAAGGCGTCGAGAAGGTCATCGCAGCCCTCAAGCAGACCTTCGACTGGGTCATCTGCGACAGCCCGGCCGGCATCGAGCGCGGCGCCACCCTCGCCATGCGCCATGCCGACGTGGCCATCGTCGTGACCAATCCGGAAGTGTCCTCGGTGCGCGACTCCGACCGCATCATCGGCTTGCTCGATTCCAAGACGCTCAAGGCCGAGAATGGCGAGCGGATGGAGAAGCACCTGCTGCTCACCCGCTACGACCCCGCCCGCGCCGAGCGCGGCGACATGCTCAAGGTCGACGACGTCCTCGAGATCCTGTCGATCCCGCTGCTCGGCATCGTGCCGGAAAGCATGGACGTGCTGCGCGCCTCCAATGTCGGCTCGCCGGTCACGCTGACCGATGAACGCAGCGCCCCGGCCGTCGCCTATTTCGACGCGGCCCGCCGGCTCCGGGGC
- the minC gene encoding putative septum site-determining protein MinC (Evidence 3 : Putative function from multiple computational evidences) — MTDVLTKPRPIRLKGRSFLAMALTPELPFEDWLVRLDDLASRSTGFFMRRPVVLDVNGLDIDRPQLRDLIDRLAARNVRIMGIEGARPSLLGPDMPPAMADGRPTADFEEPAPDEGGKARAPESTAPPPLPVAPRTAPSIVVTEPVRSGQSLIFTEGDVTIIGSVASGAEVVAGGSIHVYGTLRGRAMAGTMGNASARIFCRKLEAELVAIDGYYKTAEDLGSDLRGKAVQLWLEGDTFKVGSLA; from the coding sequence ATGACCGACGTGTTAACCAAACCCCGGCCTATTCGCCTCAAGGGGCGCAGCTTCCTTGCGATGGCCCTGACACCAGAGCTTCCCTTCGAGGACTGGCTGGTGCGGCTGGACGATCTGGCCTCGCGCTCGACCGGCTTCTTCATGCGCCGCCCGGTGGTTCTGGACGTCAACGGACTGGACATCGACCGGCCGCAACTGCGCGACCTCATCGACAGGCTCGCAGCCCGTAACGTCCGGATCATGGGCATCGAGGGCGCCCGCCCGTCCCTGCTCGGCCCCGACATGCCGCCGGCCATGGCAGACGGACGGCCGACCGCGGATTTCGAGGAGCCCGCCCCGGACGAGGGCGGCAAGGCCAGGGCGCCCGAGAGCACGGCCCCGCCGCCGCTGCCCGTGGCGCCCCGGACCGCGCCGTCGATCGTGGTGACGGAGCCCGTCCGTTCGGGGCAGTCGCTGATCTTCACCGAGGGCGACGTCACGATCATCGGCTCGGTCGCCTCGGGCGCCGAGGTCGTCGCCGGCGGTTCGATCCATGTCTACGGCACGCTCAGAGGGCGTGCCATGGCCGGCACGATGGGCAACGCCTCCGCTCGCATCTTCTGCAGGAAGCTCGAAGCGGAGCTTGTCGCCATCGACGGCTACTACAAGACGGCGGAAGACCTCGGCTCCGATCTGCGCGGCAAGGCCGTCCAGCTCTGGCTCGAAGGCGACACATTCAAGGTTGGCTCACTCGCCTGA
- a CDS encoding PLP-dependent aminotransferase family protein: MSTEPDATWLADRLTQRTARGIALEVSGLIRAGALPIGTRMPTVRDLAFRLGVSPGTISEAWSELKRQKIVSGRGRGGAWVSGDSATPRPARMGSVAHFAPDVLDLSFAIPDAALLPPLDAALARAARAEKLNSYERTPILPALRQAVLPQWPYAPDAFLATNGGYNAVYSVLHATVLPGSCIAIEDPTAMRLLDIIEDLGAELLPVGCDAEGPLPDQLAAALTRRPAAFLFQPRTHSVTGRHVSTRRLQELAAVLAGNDTLVIEDDGVGDVSIHPPVSLGAALPERVVHIRSFSKSLGPDLRIAVLSAPDKVIRQIQSYRSFSSGWTSRLLQAATAWLLDDAATARSVAEARRIYAERRRALLRCLAEQGIAMPETDGLCIWIPVESEQYALVTLAAHGIAVLPGSKCSLRPTEHVRLATAILAQDHERVAAAVARAARRLD, translated from the coding sequence ATGAGCACCGAACCCGACGCAACCTGGCTGGCGGACCGCCTGACCCAACGCACCGCCCGCGGCATCGCGTTGGAGGTCAGCGGCCTAATACGCGCCGGCGCGCTGCCGATCGGCACGCGGATGCCGACCGTCCGCGACCTCGCCTTCCGCCTCGGCGTCAGCCCCGGCACGATCTCGGAAGCCTGGAGCGAGCTGAAGCGCCAGAAGATCGTTTCGGGGCGTGGGCGCGGCGGTGCCTGGGTCAGCGGCGACAGCGCCACCCCGCGCCCCGCGCGCATGGGCAGCGTCGCGCATTTCGCGCCGGACGTGCTCGACCTGTCCTTCGCCATCCCCGATGCCGCGCTGCTGCCGCCGCTGGATGCCGCGTTGGCTCGCGCGGCCAGAGCCGAAAAGCTCAACAGCTATGAGCGCACGCCGATCCTGCCGGCCCTGCGCCAGGCAGTGCTGCCGCAGTGGCCCTATGCGCCGGACGCCTTCCTCGCCACCAATGGCGGCTACAACGCCGTCTATTCGGTGCTGCACGCGACCGTCCTGCCCGGCTCCTGCATCGCGATCGAGGACCCCACGGCGATGCGTCTCCTCGACATCATCGAGGATCTCGGCGCCGAGCTGCTCCCGGTCGGCTGCGATGCCGAAGGCCCCCTGCCCGACCAGCTCGCGGCGGCGCTGACCCGGCGCCCGGCCGCCTTCCTGTTCCAGCCCCGCACGCATTCCGTCACCGGGCGCCATGTCAGCACGCGACGCCTGCAGGAGCTGGCGGCGGTGCTGGCCGGCAACGACACTCTGGTGATCGAGGATGACGGAGTCGGCGATGTCTCGATCCATCCTCCGGTCAGCCTGGGCGCGGCCCTGCCGGAACGGGTCGTCCATATCCGCTCCTTCTCCAAGTCGCTCGGACCGGACCTGCGAATCGCCGTGCTCTCGGCGCCGGACAAGGTCATCCGGCAGATCCAATCCTATCGCAGCTTCTCGTCCGGCTGGACGAGCCGGCTGCTGCAGGCGGCAACCGCCTGGCTGCTCGATGACGCGGCAACCGCGCGCAGCGTCGCCGAAGCCCGCCGGATCTATGCCGAACGCCGGCGCGCCCTCCTCCGCTGCCTGGCGGAGCAAGGCATCGCGATGCCGGAAACCGACGGGCTCTGCATCTGGATACCGGTCGAATCCGAGCAATACGCACTGGTAACCCTGGCCGCCCACGGCATCGCCGTCCTGCCGGGCAGCAAATGCTCGCTGCGGCCGACCGAGCACGTCAGGCTGGCGACGGCGATACTGGCGCAGGACCACGAACGGGTCGCCGCAGCTGTGGCTCGCGCCGCCCGCCGCCTCGACTGA